Below is a genomic region from Fundulus heteroclitus isolate FHET01 chromosome 5, MU-UCD_Fhet_4.1, whole genome shotgun sequence.
TAGTAATAAGACAAGCAATAAGCAATTATATTTTAGATATActgaaaagaaatgtaaagAGTTTATGAAGTTTATAAATTGCTGCAAATAATGAATGATCATAATTCAAGCTGGGAGACAAACTATTGCAATATtacattaaacaaaatgtattttaaagtcaAACTCACTCCATAGGTGTACTGTTTTTGTATCGTTCCATACATCTCAGACTGTTTGGAGATTTGGAGAAACTAGCACACAACCAATCTCCATGTCATAACAGAAAGATAGAAGTACTATACCTAACAATTATAAACCAGCAATCAAACCTTGAAATTTCAAAGTTGGGATTATTCTAAATCTATTCAAATAATGTAGAAGGTGTATATTAACTTGCTCCATGTCGGTATGAACTTAGGAAAAGCTTCACAAAtgtccacttcacaattatgcccGACTTATTGTtaatctatcacataaaacacaGATTAAACAGATGGAGGCttttggttgtaacatgacaaagtgtgaaaaagctctccgtgtatcaatacTTTTCCAAAGCACAGTAACAGCAGCAGGATTTACCAGATTATGAAACCCTGAATTGAAAACAAGGTGCCGGAGCTACTTAGCAGCATTAATGGTAGTGAGTCAGCAGTTTTTGACATTAATATCACAGACAGTAGCAGACACGGTTCTGTACATTAACAGCTAAGCAGGCAAAGAGGCTTCAGTGTGAGATCACCAATTTACCACTTGTCACTttagttgaaaaataaaaaagtagctTTTCTATAGAAACTCAACGGACATAAAGAGACATTCGTTGCATCTTGATCTTTGCAATTCGTCTTCTACTGAATTAACCTCAGAAGGTGTGATAGCGTCGTATGTACTTCAGCATCAGGTCTTTTGCATGTTATGAGAGGATACCTCTGCATTTTTGGATTGGTAAGACGAGTAAATATCACTCTATTCTAAATGGAAAAGTTGTCTGTGTCTGCATTTAGCTTCCGCCATCTTGGATCTTACTTCCAGCCTGGCTTGGCGGCTTTGCCGGATGTCAACGAGTCTCTGAGTTGCGCAGACTTTTCAGAAAAGCTGCTAGTCTTACGGATGTCCGCCCTGGTTGGAGCTGGAGGCGGCGTCTCGCTGCGATAGGCGCTGCGGCTGGCCGCCTTGACGCTCTGCACCCGTCGCACGTGTGTCCCTTGAGGCTTTTCCTCGTTGGTGTGAAACGTCGGCGACGCCCGAGTCTGCTTTGTGGAGCTTTGGCGTCCCCGCAGCGAGGGGCTGTGGGACGGAGTGGTGGGCACGGACTGGGGGCCCAGCTCCCTCTTGGTTCTGGAAGACGAGGCTACAGTGTTTCGGGCGAAGCTGGGGAGGGCGGCGGAGTTTTTAGCGCTTTGCGTTTGTAAGCTGCTGTTCTCAGACGCGGGTCCTTGGATTCCAGCCTGAGCCTTTGCGAGGGCTCTCAGCGTGGAGCGGCACATCTTCTCCTCGTGCGCGGGCTTTGGGACGTTTCTCAGGGGTTTGGCGCTTGGTTTGTGGAAGGAAGCCTTTCTCGGTGTTGAGTCTCGCGCCCATCTGGACACGCCGCCCGCGAGGCCGGCGACCCTCGGCACTTTGGACTCGTCAGGAGGTACGCTGGAGTGCCGCGGGGGTCTCGTTGTCTTATCAGCTCGCCCTGTCGCTGGCGTGCTCTGGTCGCGGAGGTGCCGGCGCGTCTCTCCTCCGTCTTGCGCCAAAGGTCTGTCTGTCCTCTTGCTGCTGCCCGTCCTGCTCAGCCTGCTGATGGGCACAACCTTACGGATTCCCTGGCTCTCGCTGCTCGTCAGAGTCCGGACCCCTCGACCCCCGCCGGCCCTCGACGCCTTGTTGCTCTTGGAGCTTACCGGTTTTCTGCCCGGTTTCTGCTCCTTTTTCACAGCCTGCTTTCCCTCGGCCGTGTCACAGCTCTCTGTGTCCCAGTCCTCGGTTGTTGCAGACGCCGTCACGGACGCCGCGTCCGCAGATTTGGGTGCTGAGAGCTCACTAGTTGAAACGGACGGGTTTGGACCTTGTTGGCTTTTCAGATCTTCGCTGCAGTCAGCTCCAAGCTGGAGGCCGTCTTTGGCGAGCGATGAGCTCTCGGCCTCGGAGTAATCCAGCGCCACAGAGCAGTCTGTTTCTGTACAATCTATTATGTAAAACGTGGGCTTCTTGTTTGACGCAGAGGTGTCCAGAGGGAGGGGAGTATCACAGGTCGTGGATGAAACTGTGCTGTAATCCTCgtcttctctctccctctcagaAGAAGCTCTTGTCTGTGTGGGAGAATCCGCTTTACCTTCCCATCCTGCCTTTGGGTCGGGACTTTTCTCCAAAAGCTCATCAAACTTTAGACTCTCCTGGATTGTAGGAGGAGATGCTGTCTCCTTCTCATGTTCAGTCGCCACAACATCGCCAGGGCTGACAAATTGTTTGtggctgctgttgttgtttgagCTCTGCAGGTCAAAAGCTTGAGGACCTCGGACCAAAGTGTGCTTCTCCACGCTAACGTTCATATGGCCTGTAACTGCGGGGTTGGAAAGATGGGCGGGCTTCTGAAAGACGCAGAAGGGGCGAGGCAGAGCGCTGCCCTCTGAAACAGAAGAGTAATTATTGTTGTTGCCGTCCGGGTCCTCGTTATCGTTTCGTCCAGAGGAGGAGAACCTGGCCAGAGGGCTGATGGGCTCCGTTTCTGCGTGAGGGGACGTCAACTCTCGACATTCGTCCTGACCAAAAACCCACGGCATCGCGTTCCTCTGGAGAGGCCGGCCGGACCGAGGCAGGCTGTGAAACCTGGAGGAGGCGGAGGGATTCCCGGCCCCTCCGAACAGCGTGAGGTATTCCTGGAGTTCACGGTCTGCCAGCGACGTCATGGTGTGGCGGTGGCGGCGGGCGCTCGCCGATCGTCCAAGCGGACTGTTCGGACTCTGAGACCGTTTGCGGAAGAAGTCCAGCAGGCCCTCCTTGTTCAGCATTTCTACGTCGCTCTCGCTGCTGCTGCGGCCGAATGAGCTGCTCTGCTCCTCGCCGGCCCACGCAAATCGCTTTTCCTGCAGTTCTCGTAAGCGCCGCAGTCTGGCTGCTTCCTTCAGCTCACGATCGTTGTTGTCCTGaggagaattaaaaaaagagagagaggaggaggaaaacttCAGGGATTATAAATAATGGAGAAATGTATTCAGACTCACTGAATTTTCCACATTTCATCACATTATAACAACAGACTAGTGTATTTTTATCATGATTTTAGATGTTAGACCACCAAAAAGTACAGCCAATAgtttaataaacatttcaaaataaaaacctgaatatctaatatatataattGGCACTCCCTGAGTCAACACTTTTCAGAAGCACCTTTCTCTGAAGTTACAGCTACAAGGCTTACGGACATGTCTCTACCTGCTTTGAACATCTAGAGACTAAAATGTTTGCCTATTCttctttacaaaaatgttgctTCTAGGTAAGTCAGATCGGGTAAAACATCAGTTTTAATGTTTGGCTACAGACTCTTAACGTCTTTGATTAAGCCATTTTAACACGATTATGCTTTGATGTAAACACTgcactgtagctctggttgtacaTTATATGTTAGGGTCCTGCTGAACCTTTGCCCCAGTTTCTTGTCTTTTGCAACATCTTGATTTTTGAttcttttcttccaggatttgctcaaatcaagcttAATCCATcatcccatcagctctgacctgcttcccttTTCTCACTGAAGAAAATCTTTTCCACAGCACGGTGCTGCCACTATCATGGTTCACCACAGCAAAGCATTTAAAGCctcacttttcagattaaaaatgtttgtttttcctttccttttgcTTCCCAGTTATGTGCTACTTCATGCTGATCTATtaggtaaaaaacaaataaacgaATATTGATTGGGATTTAGTGCCGTTAATATgacaaattatataaaaaaaagtcaaggcTGTAACAAGCTGTATGCTGACACACTGAGCTACACCTGACTTAACTAAAAACCTTTATGTGGGTTCCTACTACTTACTTTAGTTATTATAGAAATCTTTTGATATGAAGCCAACCCTGTCCTGATTCTTTGGTATGCAGCCCAGAGCAATTCATAACCCCTTTTCTTTAAGTAATCCTTCAAGGAATCAGACATTTGTGTAATCTTTTAAAGTGGCCCTGATCAATACTTCTCTGaaggtcatatatatatatatatatatatatatatatatatatatatatatatatatatatatatatatatatatatatatatatatatatatatttatatatatatatattatttatttatttattttttgcacgcACGAGCCTTTGGCTGCGTTCCCCCCTCATTGTCAGTTCATTGTTATTCGGTTTGTTTGATAATTAACCAAACAATaacagaaacagacagaaaaaggcacaaagcagcaaataaaatgttttcaaaggcAACAGTGCCAGCCATGGTTATAGCAAAGATAAGCAAAGAGCCTTAAAATAAGTTAATATTTTAATGGCAAAGTATAATTTCACCTTAAAGTAATTGCTGATGTTGTCAAACACCGAATTTGGGAATTTATTTCCCACCACCAGCAATCACCACTGTTCCAGCTGTTTCAAACTTTTTCATCAATGCTCTGACGATGCCTATGGACAAGTTTAGACTTTTTCTGCAGCCATTTACTGAATTATGAAGATAAAAACACTTCTGACTTGTTCGATTACGacgttctcttgtctttcctattttgaagAATGGTTTAGAGAGCTGGGACTTTGCTTCATGTCATATGTTTATCTAAGaagtcaaataaaatatttatagagATTACATTTAATGAGTCAAATATAAAGCCAAAAGGTTTCAATTCGATtgaaggggtgccaataattgtGGCTCTAGGAATTTTATtgataatgataaaatattcaaacatgttttatcccCATTGCATTAAACATACTTTAAATAAAGATAGAATTTTTCAGTGTTACTCTGCTGCAATTAAAAGTTAATGAATGGACAGTTTTTACACTCTTCACCAGGGTCGCTAATAAGAGCACAAAGTGTTGCCTCTCTCCGCTCACACTGACCTTTACAGCCTTGTTGAATTTAATGCAGAAGTCCTGAAAGATGCGGAAACACTCATCCAGCTTGAAGGTGTCCTTGTCTTCACAAAAGAAATCTATAAGAGCGTTGCCCTCTTTCCGCAGATCCAGCCTGCGCCTCTTTAAGTCCTGCAGTGTTTGCGCTGAGCTCTGAGACCGGACACAAAACAGATGTTGTTAAGCGCAGCGGCTGAGGCAGAACCTTCAGAGCTTCCTGCGTGTGTCTAATGTGTTGCGCAAGAGCTGCAGCTTCACCTGCAGAAAGGGCTCCAGGTGCAGCTGTAGCTGCTCGTCTCCCTGGACCTTCTCCTCCAGGGATTTGATCCGGACATACAAGGAGGAAAACTCCAGCTCGATGTTTTCCACTGAAATTCTGCAGGGGAAACAAAGGAATGGAGAGGAACACCCGTGAGTAAAGAGCACTCTGTTGAATTTCACAGACAGGACTGCTGAAAAGTCCTGcagggagggaaggaggagcGATCTTGGCTCTGCAGCGCTGGAGCTGCACTGATGACATTCACAAGCTAGAAGAAGTCACACAGAGATGAGCACGTGACAGATGTTTGATGCCATTTTATTCTACGAGTCGCTTTAAAATGGATTCAAAAACAAATTTGCTTAATAATGCGGGAGCAGAACCTTTGCGTTGTCCGAACTAAGTTTGCTCCCAGTCCCTTAAATCCTTCATATTTAATCTTTAACAGGATGCTTTCATGGCTCCCATGTGGTTATTGATGAACCGGCTCTCACTGACAGTCATGAACTCGTCTACCCTtgtcactttgtttttttaagctttcAGATTGAAGAGtcaatgtatatttttttcatattatcaGAGAGTTAGGCCTGTTGCGTCATTACGGAACAAcagataaacagtttttttccattgtGGAGGAGCTAAAGTGGGCATTTCACatgttttattgattaaaaTAAGCAGAATGTGGTTAAAAGTAGCAACATGCACTATAAAAGCTGGTACAAAATAGGCAGAAAGATGCTAAAACCTTTGTCGAAAGATTTAAAAGTGAAGATTCTTCCAACAGAGCTGAACCGAAATATGAGCTAACCAGCAGAAAGTAGGGTGGAAAATTAATGATACATAattcttttaagtttttttgcAATACAAAACCCTGCAAACCTTGGGATAGAGACCTGCTCAGCTCTGAAAACCTCCTACACAAAACCCAAGTGCATCCAATCCCCTCGAGAAATCCCCTAATTAGTAGTGATTGTTCGACTTTGCGGAGTACAGCCGTACTGTGGTAGCCTCAGGGGCTTGtttgagaacattagtgaacaaacagcaccatGGAGCTACGTTCAATCCTTCATCTGAACATGAGAACATCAGACACTACTGCAAACCTGCCAACACCTGACAGGTTGAGCGAGCAGAGCaaaaatcagagaagcagccaagaggcccatggctTTCTTGGGAGGAGCTACAGTGATCCAACGCTCAGGTGGTAacgatggcagcatcatgctacgGTCTGTTCGTCTCCAGCTAAAAATAACCTTAAACATAACATACAACCAGAACTATAATCATTTGGGTTAGATGAAAGCATCATGAGCTGTTATGGCCTGTAAATTAATGTCCAAAGATGCTCTTAACCcattctgactgagcttgagctgtttagcaaagaagaatgggaaaCATGTCAGTCTttacatgtgcaaagctgttatATTAGAAgcacaaccaaaaaaaaaaaaaaaaaaaacatgatgctgtaactgaagaaaatgcaaattgcagtttgACACAGAGTTTCAGGGGGAGATGAAAACAAAGCGAtgccacacatttcagattttcatttgtaaaataaataaataaaaccgtgcatcattttcctttcacaatTAGCACCTTTTGACATTGGGCTATTACAGTAAATCAAAACTACATATCGATTGTAgtgagaaaaatgtgaaaaagagggCGCGGCATTAATATGTATTTAATGTCAAACGTGAACAGCATAGAGAGGACGTTTTTGCTCACCTCGCTGCGCGCTGCACATGCGGCAGATTCTCTGAGAACTTTAGCAGCTTTTCGTCTTTCTTCCTCGCCTCCTGTGGGGGGAAACATTACATAGCTCACATCAAAACACTGAATACTGGACAAGAGAAAGCAGGATGCTTGCCGTGCTGTAGGAACACAGACATTTTACGCAGTTAGGTAACATTTTGGCGAGCCAGTGCCGGCTCTTTACTGCTTCCTGTCGCCATCTGCTCTCCACATGTCCCTCCTGAATAACAGTGTCCACAGTTTTCTCTTCGTCCTACATCATAACTAAAGTTTTGGGAGTAAGGATGCACCTCAACATTGCATATAAATAGTATAACTTAATTTAGTTCAACTAAAATCATTGcagtttctacattttatttcctgATATTCAAGCTCATGTGAAAACTGTTGTGATGCACTCTTTTGTCCTTTGAGACCATTTGATGTTACTGGCATTTTCTTCCACTCATAACTATtatagaatcagaatcagaaaatactttaataatcccagagggaaattattttcgttacacgctccagatatacaacatttacagtatatatatactgtaaatatatatatatatatattatatatatactgtaaatatatatatatatatatatatatatatatatattatatatatactgtaaatatatatatatatatatatatatatatatatatatgggacTTTATATATGGTCTGTCCCCAGGGAAAGGGATGTCTGGGCTTTCCTCCTGGACCTATGGCCTCAGTGACCCATAGTTATatattatacattatatatattatgCATTATATTACtaaccatggcaacaaaatgcagcagGTTCATTCCTGGCTTGTTGGCCTTGGTGTTGGCCAATGAGAGGAGAGATGACAGCTTAAATCCAACAGCGTTACCTGCGTAGCCACcctgtgaaaacacagaaaTTCAACAGAGGCAGAAATGATCACGCTCTGTGAAATAGCAGCACGATGTTATCAGATTAAGCTGTGGATGAATGGAGGAGTAGAGTCGACTGTTCTCTGCAGTAAACATCTCCTTGTGCATATTTGCAGTTCCATGCAAAACTttgaaacaaagtttgttttaaaaagcgGAAAAGTAGGATGTGACGTTTTGAAAAAgttgtttaaatataaagtgTCTTGCATCAGACCGTGAAAATCCAAATTTCACATAACATGCATAATGACCCCTGCCTAATAACTAACCCCATCCAGGTAGGTAGGAATGTTAAATGATGCTAAAATCTTACAGCGTTCATGATGTTTCCAGCCTGCAGCACCAGATGAAGGACGGCATGAAGCTCCTCACAGTTCATCAGCTCTACATGATGACAGGAACATATttccagaggaaaaaaacaaactcagttTAATCAAACACCACCACGCAGGAAATCTAACAACAGGAACAGGATCCAACTTCCTGCTTTACTCATAGATTCATTCCTGTTGAGCCTTTATAACCCTGTACAAGCAAAAAAGATCCATGCTGAAAGGGTTAAATCATGTGCAAAAATAAGTTTTGGTAGCAGAAAAGTAGCTTCTTTAGAAAAGTAGTTGGaactgaaaattaaattaaaatgtattggtTAGGATAGAAAGAGAGGATAATTAGAGAGCACAAGGTTCAGATCAAACAAACACTTGGAGAATAATTTGTGTTGAGCAGGAATCACGAGGGACGCTTGACCAAAGCAAAAATCTTTTATCTGGGAAAAATACACCATGtctgataagaaaaaaaaaacacttaacatATTGTGCACATTACAGTTTAGATGAGGATCTAACTAATTTTAACAACTTagtatattttaattaaatgcaaTTTTTCTAATTCCAAGCAAAAGCCTGATTCTGCTGAGCGTTTttcatacttttttaaaaatctttttctaaCCTTCCTGTCTGGAAAACTGAGCAAATGTCGGAGATCTGTTCTCATCTGTCCACACATGGGTGCCTTGAACCACCTCCAACAGCTCCGGTTTCTAGGTCACCTGTCTAAAGCCACAGGTGTTTGTGTTCGCAGCAGTCGGTGCGTCATACCTTCAGTAGCAGCTCTGATGACATCGATGTCATGGCTCATCGCTGCGCTGCAAGGTAAGAACTCCTCATGGAGGACCATGGCCTCGATCCGAACTTCGAACCTGCAAACCAAAGCAGTGAGAGGATGAAACAGAACAACAGGTGGAGAGTCGCTGAATCTCTTTTCTTCAGAACAATTAACTTCTGGTAATTTCAAACATTAATGAATACGGGAGGGAAACATAATATTTGTGTTCATCCAATTTTAAGCTGATTTTAGACGGTTGTAGTTGACAGCTATTAAAAGCATGCTATAAAAAGGAAGAACCATTTTTCTCACTGAGATTAAATAAGAATACTGAACATATTCTTTTGTAAGTCAGCTAGGAAATCCTTCACTATTTCTACAATATTTTGTAGATATTCTTCAAACTTTCTTAGTGTTTGGTGTTTGGGAGAGCCAGCTTTTAAAAGCGTGCGATTGGGGTCAAACAGTGTCAGAGAGGACCAAATGATGGCCGCTCATAAAACGTTGACATTGTTGTCCTTAACACAGTGATGCTTAGGATGTCCACCAGTGCCTCCTGCAGCACAAcaccacagcataatgctgccaacGCCGTACTGCACAGTTGGGATGGTGCTGCTGGACTTGCAggcttccttctttctttcccaAATGCAACAATTGTCATTATAGTCAAGGACAGATTTTAATTCTATCAGACCACAGGACTCGAAAAGGCGTACATtgcctgttattttgttttttaaataaaataaaacaaaacaaaacaaatacacattAGAAATGTAACTTAACAATTTTGAGTTTTATGAGGTATATGAAAGAAAAACGAAACTAGTTTATCTGTATTCTTCGTAAACACGACTTTGACACTAAATCTCTTTGAAGGAAGGGAATCTCCTCATAGTGGATGGTATTCTACAGCACCGcttttatttaccattttaaaaaatgcctAAATAGCCTTAAATAAATacctctatttatttatttatttattttatttccgcAAAACTCTCACACTGACAAATTTTGATCAATAAAACCCTTAAATAGACCTTTACTCCATGGGGAATCAACACAGCCCCAactattgccccccccccctaaaaattcctataaaataaatgaaacttcTACTTTCATTTTGTAAGCTGCAAACCCCACATAACATAAAGGTCTGTTTATCTTAgctactcttcaaaatgggaaagacggGCGCGCTTGTGGCGCCGCAGGTAGCGCGAcccagaggccttagtcctcgacgaggtcgacccgggttcgaatccgacccgctGTCCTTTGCcccatgtctctccccctcttccattCCCCTTcatgtcagcctactttcagaaaaagtgagccactagagccgcaaaaaaaaaaaaaaaataaaattttaaaatgggaaagacaagaacaTGTGCCATTCATATATATCAAATGAATATT
It encodes:
- the fhdc1 gene encoding FH2 domain-containing protein 1 yields the protein MSCLSPTNEPESCSSEESSCTTSSVTTSDPSSMSGQTNSLSDVQQKAPPPPPLPPPPPPPLETTPANHNVRKKRRVRSFFWKPIPEEKVRGKPNIWTLAVRQQQYQIDVRSVEELFGQQEDAAAGVRGAAATTGTSTHISRSRSFKDNSKNEVSILDSKRGMNVGIFLKQFKKSNRSIVEDIRRGEGAIYGAELLKDLMKLLPDTEEIKKLQAFKGDPDKLTLVDSFMYLLIQVPRFEVRIEAMVLHEEFLPCSAAMSHDIDVIRAATEELMNCEELHAVLHLVLQAGNIMNAGGYAGNAVGFKLSSLLSLANTKANKPGMNLLHFVAMEARKKDEKLLKFSENLPHVQRAARISVENIELEFSSLYVRIKSLEEKVQGDEQLQLHLEPFLQSSAQTLQDLKRRRLDLRKEGNALIDFFCEDKDTFKLDECFRIFQDFCIKFNKAVKDNNDRELKEAARLRRLRELQEKRFAWAGEEQSSSFGRSSSESDVEMLNKEGLLDFFRKRSQSPNSPLGRSASARRHRHTMTSLADRELQEYLTLFGGAGNPSASSRFHSLPRSGRPLQRNAMPWVFGQDECRELTSPHAETEPISPLARFSSSGRNDNEDPDGNNNNYSSVSEGSALPRPFCVFQKPAHLSNPAVTGHMNVSVEKHTLVRGPQAFDLQSSNNNSSHKQFVSPGDVVATEHEKETASPPTIQESLKFDELLEKSPDPKAGWEGKADSPTQTRASSEREREDEDYSTVSSTTCDTPLPLDTSASNKKPTFYIIDCTETDCSVALDYSEAESSSLAKDGLQLGADCSEDLKSQQGPNPSVSTSELSAPKSADAASVTASATTEDWDTESCDTAEGKQAVKKEQKPGRKPVSSKSNKASRAGGGRGVRTLTSSESQGIRKVVPISRLSRTGSSKRTDRPLAQDGGETRRHLRDQSTPATGRADKTTRPPRHSSVPPDESKVPRVAGLAGGVSRWARDSTPRKASFHKPSAKPLRNVPKPAHEEKMCRSTLRALAKAQAGIQGPASENSSLQTQSAKNSAALPSFARNTVASSSRTKRELGPQSVPTTPSHSPSLRGRQSSTKQTRASPTFHTNEEKPQGTHVRRVQSVKAASRSAYRSETPPPAPTRADIRKTSSFSEKSAQLRDSLTSGKAAKPGWK